The following coding sequences lie in one Maylandia zebra isolate NMK-2024a linkage group LG14, Mzebra_GT3a, whole genome shotgun sequence genomic window:
- the slc1a5 gene encoding neutral amino acid transporter B(0), translating to MASTVDMIESSKESNGEAHLDEPMPNGLDSPKKSTPETLSQRVLRIVKANLLVILTVAGVIVGVFIGLGVRNVTLTRTQVIYIGFPGEILIRLLKMIIIPLVVCSLVSGAASIDPKALGKLGGLAMLFFLITTLIASSIGVVMAFIISPGSVSVNKPAYLEEDVPAHKEIIDSFLDLIRNIFPSNLVSAAFQSYATSYKLMKKNGTNGIANITVENVPFGTDQDGMNILGLVVFAIVFGVALRKLGEEGEILIKFFNAFNEATMVLVSWIMWYAPIGIMFLVAGKIVEMEDVASLFASLGKYIACCLIGHAIHGALVLPGIYFIITRKNPYTFLWGIFTALATAFGTSSSSATLPLMMKCVEEKNGVSKHISRFILPIGATVNMDGAALFQCVAAVFIAQLNHVSLNFIQVITILVTATASSVGAAGIPAGGVLTLAIILEAIGLPTSDISLILAVDWLVDRTCTVLNVEGDAFGAGILQFFVDRDAKRNGAELSEVRLEAAPESSPLISKRSDAQKSGSGEKESSM from the exons ATGGCCTCGACGGTAGACATGATAGAGAGCAGCAAGGAATCCAACGGTGAGGCTCACCTCGACGAGCCCATGCCCAACGGGCTGGACAGCCCCAAGAAGAGCACCCCGGAGACGTTGTCTCAGCGCGTGCTGAGGATCGTCAAGGCCAACCTGCTGGTGATTCTCACCGTGGCCGGGGTTATCGTTGGTGTTTTTATTGGACTTGGTGTGCGTAATGTAACACTAACGAGAACCCAGGTGATTTACATCGGCTTCCCAGGTGAGATTCTCATCCGGTTGCTGAAGATGATCATCATTCCTCTGGTGGTCTGCAGCCTGGTGTCCGGAGCGGCCAGCATCGACCCCAAAGCCCTGGGCAAACTCGGCGGCTTGGCTATGCTCTTTTTCCTGATCACCACCTTGATTGCGTCCTCGATTGGGGTCGTGATGGCTTTCATCATATCGCCGGGGTCTGTGTCCGTCAACAAGCCGGCCTACTTGGAAGAAGACGTGCCTGCGCATAAAGAAATTATAGACTCCTTCTTAGATTTGATAAG AAACATCTTTCCCTCCAACCTTGTGTCTGCTGCTTTTCAGTCT TATGCGACCTCCTATAAGCTGATGAAAAAGAATGGCACAAACGGAATCGCCAATATCACGGTGGAGAAT GTGCCTTTTGGAACAGACCAGGATGGCATGAATATTCTTGGTCTCGTAGTGTTTGCCATCGTGTTTGGGGTGGCTTTGCGGAAGCTGGGAGAGGAAGGAGAGATCCTGATCAAGTTCTTTAACGCCTTCAACGAGGCCACCATGGTGCTGGTGTCCTGGATCATGTG GTATGCCCCAATCGGTATCATGTTCCTTGTAGCTGGGAAGATTGTGGAAATGGAAGATGTTGCAAGCCTGTTTGCCAGTTTGGGAAAATATATAGCCTGCTGCCTCATTGGACATGCTATCCATGGAGCACTTGTGTTGCCAGGCATCTACTTCATCATTACAAGGAAGAACCCTTACACCTTCCTCTGGGGGATATTCACGGCTCTAGCCACAGCCTTTGGAACAAGCTCCAG CTCTGCCACGCTACCTCTCATGATGAAGTGCGTGGAGGAAAAGAACGGCGTATCCAAGCACATCAGCCGCTTCATCCTGCCCATTGGAGCGACGGTCAACATGGATGGTGCGGCTCTCTTTCAGTGCGTGGCCGCAGTTTTCATTGCACAGCTGAACCACGTTTCCCTTAACTTCATCCAAGTCATTACCATCCT TGTTACAGCTACAGCATCCAGCGTTGGAGCAGCGGGAATTCCTGCAGGCGGTGTTCTGACTTTAGCTATTATCCTGGAGGCAATAGGACTCCCCACCAGCGACATCTCTCTTATCCTGGCTGTTGACTGGCTTGT CGATCGTACCTGCACGGTGCTCAATGTGGAGGGTGACGCTTTCGGCGCGGGGATCTTGCAGTTCTTTGTGGACAGAGATGCCAAACGAAACGGAGCAGAGCTGAGCGAGGTCCGGCTGGAGGCCGCCCCCGAGAGCTCGCCGCTCATTAGTAAACGAAGCGATGCTCAGAAATCAGGGTCTGGTGAAAAAGAGTCAAGTATGTAA